In Rahnella variigena, one DNA window encodes the following:
- a CDS encoding YchE family NAAT transporter, which translates to MSQSLLDFSGYIKFFVGLFALVNPVGILPVFISMTSYQAAAGRNKTNMTANLSVAIILSTALFLGDAILHLFGISIDSFRIAGGILVVTIAMSMISGKLGEDKQNKQEKSETAIRENVGVVPLALPLMAGPGAISSTIVWSSRYHSWPNLLGLTVAIMFFAFCCWLLFRAAPLLVRLLGQTGINVITRIMGLLLMSLGIEFIVTGIKAIFPGLL; encoded by the coding sequence GTGAGCCAATCTTTATTAGATTTTTCTGGTTATATCAAATTCTTTGTCGGGCTGTTTGCACTGGTCAACCCGGTGGGGATCTTGCCAGTGTTTATCAGTATGACCAGCTATCAGGCGGCGGCAGGGCGTAACAAAACCAATATGACGGCCAACCTTTCTGTTGCCATTATATTGTCGACCGCGCTGTTCCTCGGCGATGCGATTCTGCACCTGTTCGGCATTTCCATTGATTCGTTCCGTATTGCTGGCGGGATCCTGGTGGTCACTATCGCCATGTCGATGATCAGCGGAAAGCTCGGGGAAGATAAACAGAACAAGCAGGAAAAGTCAGAAACAGCGATCCGCGAAAACGTCGGTGTAGTTCCGCTGGCATTGCCTTTAATGGCAGGACCCGGTGCAATCAGTTCAACAATCGTCTGGAGTTCGCGTTATCACAGCTGGCCAAACCTGCTGGGTCTGACCGTTGCGATCATGTTCTTCGCCTTCTGCTGCTGGCTGCTGTTCAGGGCGGCACCTTTACTGGTGCGTCTGCTGGGGCAAACCGGCATTAACGTCATCACCCGTATTATGGGATTGCTGCTGATGTCACTGGGCATTGAATTTATTGTGACAGGTATAAAAGCGATTTTCCCGGGCCTTCTTTAA
- the adhE gene encoding bifunctional acetaldehyde-CoA/alcohol dehydrogenase, whose product MAVTNVAELNALVARVKKAQREYANFSQEQVDKIFAAAALAAADSRILLAKLAVEESGMGIVEDKVIKNHFASEYIYNAYKDEKTCGILGQDDTFGTITIAEPIGLICGIVPTTNPTSTAIFKALISLKTRNGIIFSPHPRAKNATNKAADIVLQAAIAAGAPKDIIGWIDEPSVELSNQLMHHPDLNLILATGGPGMVKAAYSSGKPAIGVGAGNTPVVVDETADIKRVVASVLMSKTFDNGVICASEQSIIVVDSAYNAVRERFASHGGYMLQGKELKAVSDIILKNGGLNAAIVGQPATKIAEMAGIKVPAHTKVLIGEVSVVDESEPFAHEKLSPTLAMYRAKNFEDAVAKAEKLVEMGGIGHTSCLYTDQDNQPERVNYFGNKMKTARILINTPASQGGIGDLYNFKLAPSLTLGCGSWGGNSISENVGPKHLINKKTVAKRAENMLWHKLPKSIYFRRGSLPIALEEVATDGAKRAFIVTDRFLFNNGYADQITSVLKSHGIETEVFFEVEADPTLSIVRKGAEQMNSFKPDVIIALGGGSPMDAAKIMWVLYEHPDTQFEDLALRFMDIRKRIYKFPKMGVKAKMIAVTTTSGTGSEVTPFAVVTDDATGQKYPLADYALTPDMAIVDANLVMNMPKSLCAFGGLDAVTHALEAYVSVLANEYSDGQALQALKLLKENLPASYNEGAKNPVARERVHNAATIAGIAFANAFLGVCHSMAHKLGSEFHIPHGLANAMLISNVIRYNANDNPTKQTAFSQYDRPQARRRYAEVADHLGLSAAGDRTAQKIQKLLTWLDEIKAELGIPTSIREAGVQEADFLAKVDKLSEDAFDDQCTGANPRYPLISELKQILMDTFYGREFSEEEAAEVVVAAPKAEKKTSKK is encoded by the coding sequence ATGGCTGTAACAAATGTCGCTGAACTAAACGCACTCGTTGCGCGAGTCAAAAAGGCACAGCGCGAATATGCCAACTTCAGTCAGGAACAAGTAGATAAGATTTTCGCTGCCGCCGCTCTGGCTGCTGCCGATTCTCGTATTCTGCTCGCCAAACTGGCCGTTGAAGAATCCGGAATGGGTATTGTCGAAGACAAAGTGATCAAAAACCACTTCGCCTCCGAATATATCTACAATGCTTACAAAGACGAAAAAACCTGTGGCATCCTGGGTCAGGATGACACTTTCGGTACCATCACTATCGCTGAACCCATCGGCCTGATTTGCGGTATCGTCCCAACTACCAACCCCACTTCCACTGCGATTTTCAAAGCGCTTATCAGCCTGAAAACACGTAACGGTATAATCTTCTCTCCACACCCACGTGCTAAAAACGCGACTAACAAAGCGGCAGACATCGTTCTGCAGGCTGCTATCGCTGCCGGTGCGCCAAAAGACATCATTGGCTGGATTGATGAACCAAGTGTAGAACTTTCTAACCAACTTATGCACCACCCGGATCTGAACCTGATTCTGGCAACCGGTGGTCCGGGCATGGTTAAAGCAGCCTACAGCTCCGGTAAGCCAGCAATCGGCGTGGGTGCAGGTAATACCCCGGTCGTTGTTGATGAAACTGCAGATATCAAACGTGTTGTTGCTTCCGTGCTGATGTCCAAAACCTTCGATAATGGCGTAATCTGTGCGTCTGAACAGTCCATCATCGTGGTTGATTCTGCTTATAACGCAGTTCGTGAACGTTTCGCATCTCACGGCGGCTACATGCTGCAAGGCAAAGAGCTGAAGGCTGTTTCAGATATCATTCTGAAAAATGGTGGCCTGAACGCGGCTATCGTAGGCCAGCCAGCGACTAAAATTGCTGAAATGGCCGGCATCAAAGTGCCAGCTCATACTAAAGTGTTAATTGGTGAAGTCAGCGTTGTTGACGAATCAGAACCATTTGCACACGAAAAACTGTCCCCTACCCTCGCGATGTACCGTGCTAAGAACTTCGAAGACGCGGTTGCTAAAGCTGAGAAACTGGTAGAAATGGGCGGTATCGGCCATACCTCTTGCCTGTATACAGACCAGGACAACCAACCAGAACGTGTGAACTATTTTGGCAACAAAATGAAAACCGCACGTATCCTGATTAACACCCCGGCTTCTCAGGGTGGTATCGGTGACCTGTACAACTTCAAACTTGCTCCTTCTCTGACGCTGGGTTGCGGTTCATGGGGTGGTAACTCCATCTCTGAAAACGTCGGTCCTAAACACTTGATCAACAAGAAAACTGTAGCGAAGCGAGCAGAAAACATGTTGTGGCATAAACTTCCAAAATCTATTTACTTCCGTCGTGGCTCACTGCCAATCGCACTGGAAGAAGTGGCTACTGATGGAGCAAAACGCGCATTCATCGTCACTGACCGTTTCCTGTTCAATAACGGCTATGCAGATCAGATTACCAGCGTTCTGAAAAGCCACGGTATTGAAACAGAGGTGTTCTTCGAAGTAGAGGCTGACCCAACGCTGAGCATTGTTCGTAAAGGTGCTGAGCAAATGAACTCCTTCAAACCAGACGTCATTATCGCGCTGGGTGGTGGTTCACCGATGGACGCCGCGAAAATCATGTGGGTTCTGTACGAACACCCGGACACTCAGTTCGAAGATTTGGCGCTGCGCTTTATGGATATCCGTAAACGTATCTACAAATTCCCGAAAATGGGCGTGAAAGCGAAAATGATCGCCGTCACTACCACTTCCGGTACCGGTTCTGAAGTGACTCCGTTTGCGGTTGTTACCGATGATGCAACTGGTCAGAAATATCCACTGGCTGACTATGCGCTGACACCTGATATGGCTATCGTTGATGCTAATCTGGTGATGAACATGCCTAAATCACTGTGTGCTTTCGGTGGTCTGGATGCGGTGACTCACGCACTGGAAGCTTACGTTTCTGTACTGGCTAACGAATATTCCGACGGTCAGGCTCTGCAGGCACTGAAACTGCTTAAAGAAAACCTGCCAGCCAGCTACAACGAAGGGGCTAAAAATCCGGTAGCACGTGAGCGTGTTCACAATGCGGCAACTATCGCGGGTATCGCGTTCGCTAACGCCTTCCTTGGGGTTTGTCACTCAATGGCCCATAAACTGGGTTCAGAGTTCCATATTCCACACGGTCTGGCTAACGCAATGCTGATTTCTAACGTCATCCGCTACAACGCCAATGACAACCCAACTAAACAGACTGCTTTCAGTCAGTATGACCGCCCACAAGCGCGTCGTCGCTACGCAGAAGTGGCTGACCATTTAGGTCTGAGCGCTGCCGGTGACCGTACTGCACAGAAAATTCAGAAACTGCTGACCTGGTTGGATGAAATCAAAGCGGAGCTGGGTATCCCAACCTCTATCCGTGAAGCAGGCGTTCAGGAAGCTGACTTCCTGGCGAAAGTAGACAAACTGTCTGAAGATGCGTTCGATGACCAGTGTACCGGTGCTAACCCACGTTACCCGCTGATCTCTGAACTGAAACAGATTCTGATGGATACTTTCTACGGCCGCGAATTCAGCGAAGAAGAAGCAGCAGAAGTTGTTGTTGCTGCTCCTAAAGCTGAAAAGAAAACCAGCAAAAAATAA
- a CDS encoding thymidine kinase, producing MAQLYFYYSAMNAGKSTSLLQSSYNYQERGMRTLVLTAELDHRFGVGKVSSRIGLSSPAELYNKDTELFNLIAQENRSQRLSCVLIDECQFLTKAQVSQLTDVVDDLDVPVLCYGLRTDFRGELFEGSEYLLAWADKLVELKTICHCGRKANRNLRLDEKGNALHDGAQVVIGGDESYVSVCRKHYKEAMAAFDTTVEVKPE from the coding sequence ATGGCTCAGCTTTATTTCTATTACTCGGCAATGAATGCCGGTAAGTCCACTTCGCTATTGCAATCTTCATATAATTATCAAGAACGTGGTATGCGCACGCTGGTGTTAACAGCAGAATTAGATCATCGTTTCGGTGTCGGTAAAGTCAGCTCCCGAATCGGTTTATCCTCGCCGGCAGAGCTCTACAATAAGGACACTGAACTTTTCAATCTAATAGCCCAGGAGAATCGCTCTCAGCGTCTGAGCTGCGTTTTGATAGATGAATGCCAGTTCCTCACTAAGGCGCAGGTATCCCAGCTCACTGACGTTGTGGACGATCTGGATGTGCCGGTACTTTGTTATGGCCTGCGGACCGATTTTCGTGGTGAACTTTTTGAGGGCAGTGAATATTTGCTGGCATGGGCGGATAAACTGGTTGAGCTGAAAACCATCTGTCACTGCGGACGTAAGGCTAACCGTAACCTGAGGCTGGATGAGAAGGGTAACGCCCTGCATGATGGCGCACAGGTCGTTATAGGCGGTGACGAAAGCTATGTATCTGTCTGCCGTAAGCACTACAAAGAAGCCATGGCGGCGTTTGATACCACGGTCGAAGTTAAACCAGAGTAA
- the hns gene encoding histone-like nucleoid-structuring protein H-NS has translation MSEALKILNNIRTLRAQARECTLETLEEMLEKLEVVVNERREEDSQAAAEIEERTRKLQQYREMLIADGIDPNELLQTMAATKATGKAKRAARPAKYKYVDENGENKTWTGQGRTPAVIKKAIEEQGKSLDDFLL, from the coding sequence ATGAGCGAAGCATTAAAGATTCTGAACAACATCCGTACTCTGCGCGCGCAAGCAAGAGAATGCACTCTGGAAACTCTGGAAGAGATGCTGGAAAAATTAGAAGTTGTTGTGAACGAGCGTCGCGAAGAAGATTCTCAGGCAGCTGCTGAGATTGAAGAGCGCACCCGCAAACTGCAACAATACCGTGAAATGCTGATTGCTGATGGCATTGATCCTAACGAATTGCTGCAAACCATGGCTGCTACTAAGGCTACCGGTAAAGCAAAACGTGCAGCGCGTCCTGCTAAATACAAATACGTTGACGAAAACGGCGAAAACAAAACCTGGACTGGCCAGGGCCGTACTCCAGCTGTAATCAAGAAAGCAATCGAAGAGCAAGGTAAATCACTGGACGATTTCCTGCTGTAA
- a CDS encoding NAD-dependent epimerase — MKYLVTGAAGFIGFYVSQRLLAAGHSVVGIDNLNDYYDVSLKLARLAQLENKDGFEFIKLDLADREGMAALFAGQRFERVIHLAAQAGVRYSIENPLAYADSNLVGFVNILEGCRHNKVGHLLYASSSSVYGLNKKQPFSTDDSVDHPVSLYAATKKANELMAHTYSHLYGLPTTGLRFFTVYGPWGRPDMALFKFTKAMLAGQSIDVYNHGEMRRDFTYIDDIAEAIVRLQDVIPQSDPNWTVEQGSPASSSAPYCVYNIGNNNPVKLMAYISALEKALGMEAVKNMLPMQPGDVHETSADTQPLSQAIGFAPETSVEQGVQKFVDWYRDFYQV, encoded by the coding sequence ATGAAATATCTGGTTACCGGCGCAGCGGGCTTTATTGGCTTCTATGTGTCGCAACGTTTGTTAGCAGCAGGTCATTCGGTTGTCGGGATCGATAATCTGAATGATTATTATGATGTCAGCCTGAAACTGGCGCGGCTTGCTCAGCTGGAGAATAAAGACGGCTTCGAGTTTATTAAGCTGGATTTAGCCGATCGTGAAGGCATGGCCGCATTGTTTGCCGGACAGCGTTTCGAACGAGTGATCCATTTGGCCGCGCAGGCTGGTGTCCGATATTCAATCGAAAACCCTCTGGCTTATGCTGATTCTAACCTGGTTGGGTTTGTAAACATTCTGGAAGGTTGCCGCCATAATAAAGTCGGGCATTTGCTTTATGCTTCTTCCAGCTCAGTTTATGGTTTGAACAAAAAGCAACCTTTCTCAACCGATGATTCTGTTGACCATCCTGTTTCATTGTATGCGGCGACGAAAAAAGCCAATGAATTAATGGCTCATACCTATTCACATCTTTATGGATTACCAACGACCGGATTACGTTTCTTTACCGTATATGGTCCCTGGGGACGTCCTGATATGGCATTGTTTAAGTTTACTAAAGCAATGCTGGCGGGACAGAGTATTGATGTTTATAACCACGGTGAAATGCGTCGAGACTTTACTTATATCGATGATATTGCAGAAGCCATTGTTCGTTTACAGGATGTCATTCCGCAATCTGATCCTAACTGGACTGTGGAACAGGGATCTCCGGCAAGCAGTTCCGCGCCTTATTGCGTTTATAATATCGGCAATAACAACCCGGTAAAACTCATGGCCTATATCAGTGCGCTGGAGAAGGCATTAGGCATGGAGGCTGTTAAGAATATGCTGCCAATGCAACCGGGCGATGTACACGAGACAAGCGCGGATACGCAGCCGTTGTCGCAGGCCATTGGCTTTGCGCCTGAAACCAGCGTTGAGCAGGGCGTGCAGAAGTTTGTTGACTGGTATCGGGATTTTTATCAGGTCTGA
- a CDS encoding UDP-glucose dehydrogenase family protein yields the protein MKVTVFGIGYVGLVQAAVLAEVGHEVLCIDVDAKKVENLKNGQIPIFEPGLTPLVQRNYEAGRLLFSTNAAEGVAHATVQFIAVGTPPDEDGSADLKYVTAVARTIAEHMTGPKVVIDKSTVPVGTADKVRAVMSEKLKERGVDITFDVVSNPEFLKEGAAVADCMRPERIVIGTDNPDAIDPIRELYEPFNRNHDRMILMDIRSAELTKYAANCMLATKISFMNEMSNLAEMLGADIEKVRQGIGSDSRIGYHFIYPGCGYGGSCFPKDVQALIRTAEHIGYQPKLLQAVEQVNYQQKYKLPAFIQRHFGDDLKGKTFALWGLSFKPNTDDMREASSRVLMEQLWAAGAKIKAYDPEAMNETQRIYGHREDLELMGTKESALHNADALIICTEWQNFRAPDFDVIKKALKEPVIFDGRNLFDPERLEKRGFTYYGIGRGASINPVL from the coding sequence ATGAAAGTAACAGTTTTTGGTATCGGTTACGTCGGACTTGTTCAGGCGGCGGTTCTTGCTGAAGTCGGGCACGAAGTTTTGTGCATCGATGTTGATGCAAAGAAAGTGGAAAACCTGAAGAACGGGCAGATCCCAATTTTTGAACCAGGTCTAACCCCTCTGGTTCAACGTAATTACGAAGCAGGGCGTTTGCTGTTCAGCACCAATGCGGCTGAAGGTGTTGCCCATGCTACCGTCCAGTTTATCGCTGTCGGTACTCCGCCAGATGAAGATGGTTCTGCGGATCTTAAATATGTGACTGCTGTGGCGCGCACTATTGCCGAGCATATGACTGGACCTAAAGTAGTCATCGATAAGTCTACCGTGCCGGTGGGTACCGCCGATAAAGTGCGTGCGGTAATGAGTGAAAAACTCAAAGAACGCGGCGTGGATATCACTTTTGATGTCGTATCCAATCCTGAATTCCTGAAAGAAGGTGCTGCGGTTGCTGACTGTATGCGTCCTGAGCGTATCGTCATCGGTACAGATAATCCTGATGCCATCGATCCTATCCGTGAGCTTTACGAACCGTTTAACCGTAATCACGATCGTATGATCCTGATGGATATCCGCAGTGCTGAACTGACCAAATATGCGGCCAACTGTATGCTGGCAACCAAAATCAGCTTCATGAACGAAATGTCCAATCTGGCAGAAATGCTGGGTGCTGATATCGAAAAAGTGCGTCAGGGGATTGGTTCTGACTCCCGTATCGGTTACCACTTTATCTATCCAGGTTGCGGTTATGGCGGTTCTTGTTTCCCTAAAGATGTTCAGGCATTAATCCGTACCGCAGAGCACATCGGTTATCAGCCAAAACTTTTGCAGGCGGTGGAACAGGTCAATTATCAGCAAAAATATAAATTGCCTGCTTTCATTCAGCGCCACTTCGGTGACGACCTGAAAGGCAAAACCTTTGCGCTTTGGGGGCTGTCCTTCAAACCTAATACCGATGACATGCGTGAAGCCTCAAGCCGTGTATTAATGGAACAGCTCTGGGCTGCGGGTGCAAAAATCAAAGCTTATGATCCTGAAGCCATGAATGAGACACAGCGTATTTATGGTCATCGCGAAGATTTAGAATTAATGGGTACTAAAGAATCCGCATTGCACAATGCTGATGCGCTGATTATTTGCACTGAATGGCAGAACTTCCGTGCCCCTGATTTTGATGTGATCAAAAAAGCATTAAAAGAGCCGGTTATCTTTGATGGTCGAAACTTATTCGATCCTGAACGTTTGGAGAAACGCGGGTTTACTTACTACGGCATTGGCCGCGGTGCTTCAATCAATCCGGTTCTGTAA
- the rssB gene encoding two-component system response regulator RssB: protein MDKPLTSKHILIVEDEAVFRSILAGYVSSLGATFTEAENGLEALSLLEDYPPDLILCDLAMPEMGGMEFVENLRLQGNKIPVLVISATDKMTDVASMLRLGVEDVLLKPLNDLQRLREALLTSLYPKLFSSQAMEESSLVQDWEALCRNPNEAQRLLQELQPPVQQTLASCRINYRQLTTADRPGLVLDIAALSSKDLGFYCLDVTRANENGVLAALLLRAIFNSLLREHLSNQQQRLPQMSTLLKQVNHLFRQANLEGQFPLLLGYYHAGFKNLILVSAGLHANVNTGTNMIQLSNGVPLGTTGATYSNQISQKCDAWQCQVWGAGGRLRLMLSTE, encoded by the coding sequence ATGGACAAGCCACTTACAAGCAAGCATATTCTCATCGTTGAAGACGAAGCCGTTTTCCGATCTATCCTTGCTGGCTATGTAAGTTCCCTGGGTGCCACCTTTACCGAAGCTGAGAATGGTCTTGAAGCGTTATCCCTGCTTGAAGACTACCCGCCTGACCTGATCCTCTGTGACTTAGCGATGCCAGAAATGGGCGGGATGGAGTTTGTCGAAAATCTGAGATTGCAGGGCAACAAAATCCCGGTGCTGGTGATTTCAGCCACTGATAAAATGACCGATGTCGCTTCTATGTTGCGGCTTGGCGTGGAAGATGTTCTGCTTAAACCTCTTAACGATTTGCAGCGTTTACGTGAGGCGTTGCTTACGTCATTGTACCCAAAGCTTTTTTCCTCACAGGCGATGGAAGAAAGTTCACTGGTTCAGGACTGGGAAGCGCTGTGCCGCAATCCGAATGAAGCCCAGCGGTTATTGCAGGAGTTGCAACCGCCTGTGCAGCAGACGCTGGCGAGTTGCCGCATTAACTACCGGCAGCTGACAACAGCGGACCGTCCGGGGCTGGTGCTCGATATTGCGGCGCTTTCATCCAAAGATCTCGGGTTTTATTGTCTTGACGTCACCCGCGCCAATGAAAATGGCGTTCTGGCAGCCTTATTATTGCGGGCCATTTTTAACAGCTTATTACGTGAGCATTTGAGTAATCAGCAACAGCGGTTACCGCAAATGTCAACGTTGCTCAAACAAGTCAATCATTTATTCAGACAGGCTAATCTTGAAGGGCAATTCCCTTTGTTACTGGGCTATTATCATGCCGGTTTTAAGAATCTCATTCTGGTTTCTGCGGGATTACATGCCAACGTCAATACCGGCACCAATATGATCCAGCTCAGTAACGGTGTCCCGCTGGGGACGACGGGTGCAACATATTCCAATCAAATCAGTCAGAAATGCGATGCGTGGCAGTGTCAGGTATGGGGAGCGGGTGGACGTCTGAGATTAATGCTGTCCACAGAGTGA
- the rssA gene encoding patatin-like phospholipase RssA, with product MSRKVTIGLALGSGAAKGWAHIGVINALKEMDIEVDVVAGCSVGALVGAAYVSNRLPAIESWVRSFSYWDVLRLMDFSWRRGGLLRGERVFNAVGQLIRIDEFEKCSKKFGAVATNLSTGRELWLTKGDLHQAIRASCSMPGLLAPVWHNGYWLVDGAVVNPVPVSLTRALGADIVIAVDLQHDAHLMQQDLLTVQPTGEALNTEKEVSWRDRIRQRLTRPNARKPNVSPSAMEIMSTSIQVLENRLKRNRMAGDPPDVLIQPYCPQISTLDFHRAEEAIEAGRLAVEKQREQLLPLIKNRQF from the coding sequence ATGAGCAGAAAAGTCACCATCGGTCTTGCCCTGGGGTCGGGAGCGGCAAAAGGGTGGGCTCACATTGGCGTGATCAATGCCCTGAAAGAAATGGATATCGAAGTCGATGTGGTGGCGGGTTGTTCGGTGGGTGCGCTGGTCGGTGCGGCGTATGTGAGCAACAGATTACCGGCGATTGAAAGCTGGGTACGTTCGTTTAGCTACTGGGATGTGCTGCGGCTGATGGATTTTTCATGGCGACGCGGCGGATTACTGCGCGGAGAGCGGGTTTTCAATGCGGTCGGTCAGTTGATCCGCATCGATGAGTTTGAAAAATGCTCGAAGAAGTTTGGTGCAGTCGCGACTAACCTGAGTACCGGACGAGAATTGTGGCTGACTAAAGGCGATTTGCATCAGGCTATTCGCGCCTCATGCAGTATGCCGGGCCTGCTGGCGCCGGTCTGGCATAACGGTTACTGGCTGGTTGACGGCGCAGTGGTCAATCCTGTGCCGGTGTCGCTGACCCGTGCTCTGGGGGCCGATATCGTGATTGCTGTCGACCTTCAGCATGACGCACATCTGATGCAGCAAGATTTGCTTACCGTACAACCGACCGGAGAAGCACTAAATACTGAGAAAGAAGTCAGCTGGCGTGACAGAATCCGCCAGCGCTTAACTCGTCCAAACGCCAGAAAGCCGAATGTCAGCCCTTCGGCGATGGAGATCATGTCGACCTCTATTCAGGTGCTGGAGAACCGGCTTAAGCGTAACCGTATGGCAGGTGACCCGCCGGATGTGTTGATCCAGCCATATTGTCCGCAGATTTCGACGCTGGATTTTCATCGGGCGGAAGAAGCGATTGAGGCGGGCAGGCTTGCGGTTGAGAAGCAAAGAGAACAGTTGTTGCCCCTGATAAAAAATAGACAGTTCTGA
- a CDS encoding YchJ family protein: protein MSEICPCGSSLSYEECCQPYITENKVAPSPAALMRSRYTAYVLKNASYLIASWHPDCQPEQWRDSLQEGFTSTHWQGLEVIRETDGRDNNEGFVEFAARFTETGDEYIHLIHERSRFLRLKERWYYINGIKPQTGRNDACPCGSGKKYKKCCGK, encoded by the coding sequence GTGTCTGAAATATGCCCTTGCGGCAGCAGCCTTTCTTATGAAGAATGCTGCCAGCCCTACATTACTGAGAATAAAGTGGCGCCTTCTCCGGCAGCTTTGATGCGCTCGCGCTATACAGCCTATGTTTTGAAAAATGCGAGTTATCTGATCGCCTCCTGGCACCCGGACTGTCAACCCGAGCAATGGCGTGACAGTTTACAGGAAGGCTTTACCAGCACGCACTGGCAAGGACTTGAGGTTATCCGCGAAACAGACGGGCGCGACAACAATGAAGGCTTTGTCGAGTTTGCTGCGCGATTCACAGAAACCGGTGATGAATACATTCACCTCATCCATGAACGCTCGCGATTTCTTCGTTTAAAAGAACGCTGGTACTATATTAATGGAATTAAACCGCAGACAGGCCGAAACGATGCTTGCCCGTGCGGTTCCGGCAAAAAATATAAGAAGTGCTGCGGTAAATAA
- the purU gene encoding formyltetrahydrofolate deformylase: MPQQNVQTKVLRTICPDAKGLIAKITNICYKHELNIVQNNEFVDHRTGRFFMRTELEGIFNDTTLLADLDSALPAGSVRELNSTGRRRIVILVTKEAHCLGDLLMKAAYGGLDVEIAAVIGNHDTLQTLVERFDIPFHLVSHDGLTREQHDSAMIAQIDQYQPDYVVLAKYMRVLTPGFVQHYPHQVINIHHSFLPAFIGARPYHQAYERGVKLIGATAHYVNDNLDEGPIIMQDVINVDHTYTAEDMMRAGRDVEKNVLSRALYRVLAQRVFVYGNRTVIL; encoded by the coding sequence ATGCCGCAACAGAACGTACAAACCAAGGTGTTACGCACCATTTGCCCTGACGCAAAAGGTCTGATCGCCAAAATTACCAACATTTGCTATAAGCACGAACTCAATATCGTGCAGAACAACGAATTTGTTGATCACCGTACCGGCCGCTTCTTTATGCGTACTGAGCTGGAAGGGATTTTCAACGACACCACCCTGCTGGCCGATCTCGACAGCGCGCTGCCTGCCGGTTCTGTACGTGAGCTGAACAGCACCGGACGTCGCCGCATCGTTATTCTGGTCACCAAAGAGGCGCATTGCCTGGGTGACTTACTGATGAAAGCCGCTTACGGTGGTCTGGATGTCGAGATTGCTGCGGTCATTGGCAACCACGATACTTTGCAGACGCTGGTTGAGCGTTTCGATATTCCGTTCCATCTGGTCAGCCATGACGGTCTGACCCGCGAACAGCACGACAGCGCGATGATTGCGCAAATCGATCAGTACCAGCCTGATTATGTGGTGCTCGCGAAATACATGCGCGTACTGACGCCGGGCTTTGTGCAGCATTATCCGCATCAGGTGATCAACATTCACCACTCGTTCCTGCCGGCATTCATCGGCGCCCGTCCGTACCATCAGGCATACGAGCGCGGCGTGAAACTGATCGGTGCTACGGCTCACTACGTGAATGATAATCTGGATGAAGGCCCGATCATTATGCAGGACGTCATCAACGTCGATCACACTTATACCGCTGAAGATATGATGCGTGCAGGCCGTGACGTTGAGAAAAACGTCCTCAGCCGGGCGTTATACCGCGTGCTGGCGCAGCGTGTATTTGTTTACGGAAATCGCACGGTTATTCTGTAA